From one Triticum urartu cultivar G1812 chromosome 3, Tu2.1, whole genome shotgun sequence genomic stretch:
- the LOC125549426 gene encoding serine decarboxylase 1-like: protein MVGKKGGGDADGEAAAAVDPIGVSVGAVAGLTDRQLGVVPPPARVRAEGFEVMEPPVDDEEAAAGRRADVAALLAGFAHHLRDRTAHHLGYPYNLDFDFSVMAQFQSFSINNLGDPFIESNYGVHSRQFEVAVLDWFACLWELQQDQYWGYITNCGTEGNLHGLLVGRELFPDGIIYTFRESHYSVFKAGRMYRVECVKIDALVTGEMNCADFRAKLLENLGRPAIVNVNIGTTVKGAIDDLDRIISILVECGFQNRFYIHCDGALAGLMMPFIRQAPKVTFTKPIGSVSVSGHKFMGCPVPCGVVITRLEHVKVLSTDIEYLSSRDATIMGSRNGHAPMYLWYTLNKKGYKGIRKEVQKCLRNAHHLANRLKEMGVSASLNELSSTVVFERPQDETFVHKWQLACESSIAHVVVMPNIDVEKLDDFVEELVARRAWHERKVFDILCVAKE, encoded by the exons ATGGTAGGGAAGAAGGGCGGCGGTGATGCTGacggagaggcggcggcggcggtagaCCCTATCGGTGTTAGTGTTGGCGCCGTTGCTGGCCTGACTGATCGGCAGCTTGGAGTGGTGCCGCCGCCGGCGCGCGTGCGGGCGGAAGGGTTCGAGGTGATGGAGCCGCCGGTGGACGATGAGGAGGCTGCGGCGGGGAGGCGGGCCGACGTGGCCGCGCTCCTCGCCGGCTTCGCCCACCACCTCCGTGACAGGACCGCCCACCATCTCG GCTACCCTTACAACCTGGATTTCGACTTCAGTGTGATGGCTCAGTTCCAGAGCTTCTCCATCAACAACCTTGGCGACCCTTTCATCGAGAGCAACTACGGTGTGCACTCAAGGCAGTTTGAGGTCGCCGTGCTCGACTGGTTTGCCTGCCTTTGGGAGCTCCAGCAGGATCAGTACTGGGGCTACATCACCAACTGTGGAACCGAGGGGAATCTGCACGGCCTACTAGTCGG GAGAGAACTCTTTCCTGATGGAATTATATACACGTTTCGCGAGTCACATTACTCTGTCTTCAAGGCAGGTAGGATGTATAGGGTCGAGTGCGTCAAGATCGACGCTCTGGTCACCGGAGAGATGAATTGTGCGGATTTCAGAGCAAAGCTGTTGGAGAACCTAGGGAGACCCGCCATTGTGAATGTGAATATTG GGACAACTGTGAAGGGAGCAATTGATGATCTTGACAGGATCATAAGTATTCTTGTGGAATGTGGGTTTCAAAACCGGTTTTATATCCATTGTGACGGTGCTTTGGCCGGTCTTATGATGCCATTTATAAGACAA GCTCCAAAGGTGACATTCACGAAGCCCATCGGAAGCGTCAGTGTCTCTGGCCACAAGTTCATGGGTTGCCCAGTACCATGTGGTGTGGTAATAACCAGGCTTGAGCATGTAAAAGTACTTTCTACCGATATCGAATACCTATCATCTAGAGACGCAACAATCATGGGGAGCCGCAATGGGCACGCGCCAATGTACCTATGGTATACATTGAACAAGAAGGGTTACAAAGGCATCCGCAAGGAAGTTCAAAAGTGCTTGAGAAATGCTCATCACCTCGCCAACCGTCTCAAGGAGATGGGAGTAAGTGCATCCCTAAACGAGTTGAGTAGCACGGTGGTCTTCGAGAGGCCACAAGACGAGACGTTTGTGCACAAGTGGCAGCTTGCCTGTGAAAGCAGCATCGCACATGTGGTAGTGATGCCAAACATCGATGTGGAGAAGCTCGATGACTTTGTTGAGGAGCTTGTCGCCAGGCGGGCCTGGCATGAGCGCAAAGTGTTTGACATACTATGTGTTGCAAAGGAATAG